One part of the Ursus arctos isolate Adak ecotype North America unplaced genomic scaffold, UrsArc2.0 scaffold_16, whole genome shotgun sequence genome encodes these proteins:
- the LOC130543828 gene encoding ral guanine nucleotide dissociation stimulator-like, which translates to MLRLREGTMERFVQSLVPSFPDGSISTTSTIFCMYEMFTSATQVLGQQFNRTLSPILGTWPDQNLQAIYQSLGCDRVEIKVAYVHGAMVLKWHAWDLTNHVPLLLMQRELLALTEAEVEVPAPGLLPAAEPGTGPPIELEATPALCQLSPVVSEPASPPSAVPELQPVLPSSACVPGAEQQSAGPPFLLESFTQATATEPTAAPEASCHRCVTPKNQLGEEKPDLLDFPPRLVAEQLTYMDAELFKKLLPHQCLGSVWSKRNKPGNEHLAPTVRATVAQFNGVAKCVITTCLGNPSMTARDRAMVVEHWIKVAKACQTLRNYSSLRAILSALQSVSIHRLENTWGKVSRKPLRIFQKLCSKDTAQGRNLLIKERPSNRFATMVMALRGAQKRMQKKGVVPFLGTFLTELVMLDTAMEDYLEVGEPEDCGGGTRIRRFGSRTPLY; encoded by the exons atgctgaggctccgagaaggcacaatggagcgtttcgtacagtccctggtgccatccttcccagatgggagcatctcaaccacctcaacgatcttctgcatgtacgagatgttcacttcagccacacaggtcctgggccagcagttcaatcg caccctgtctcccatcttgggtacctggcctgaccagaatttgcaggctatctatcagtccctgggctgtgaccgtgtcgagatcaaggtggcctatgtgcatggggccatggttctgaagtggcatgcctgggacctgacaaaccatgtcccccttctcctgatgcagcgggaacttctggcgctcactgaggcagaggtggagg tgccagctccagggctccttccagcggcagagccaggaacagggcctcctatagagctagaggcgaccccagctctgtgtcaactgtcacctgtggtgtcagagccagcctcccctccgtcagctgttccagaactgcaacccgtgctcccatcttctgcatgtgtgccgggtgctgagcagcagtcagctggaccaccctttttgctagaaagtttcactcaggcaacagccacagagcccaccgcggccccagaggcttcctgccaccgctgtgtcaccccaaagaaccagctgggtgaggagaagcccgacctcctggacttccctcccaggctggtggcagagcagctcacgtatatggatgcg gagctgttcaagaagctgctgccccatcagtgcctgggctccgtctggtccaagcgcaacaagcctggcaatgagcacctggcacccacagtccgggccactgtcgcccagttcaacggtgtggccaagtgtgtcatcaccacctgccttggcaacccaagcatgacagcccgggacagggccatggtggtggagcactggatcaaggtggccaag gcctgtcaaaccctgaggaactactcgtccttacgtgccatcctctcggctctgcagagtgtctccattcaccgcctcgagaacacgtgggggaaggtttccag gaagccattgaggatctttcaaaagctgtgcagcaaggacaccgcacagggcaggaacctgctcatcaag gagcgaccatccaatagatttgccaccatggtgatggccctccggggagcccagaagaggatgcagaagaag ggtgtcgtgcctttccttggcactttcctcaccgagctggtgatgttagataccgccatggaggactatctggaggtgggtgagcctgaggattgtgggggagggaccagaatccggaggtttgggagcagaacgcccctgtactga